One stretch of Rosistilla oblonga DNA includes these proteins:
- a CDS encoding protein-glutamate methylesterase/protein-glutamine glutaminase encodes MIVDDSPVYRRFVQQTLEGLQGHRIVGQASDGVTALQAIATLRPDVITLDVEMPGMSGLEVLKQIKQISPQTEVIMLSSLTLQSASLTIQAIESGAFDFVLKPQGTDLESNRRKLHKELSERFQVISQNVTRNSGGGQPQPSSSRPAWSPTPTPTRVAASPPGNVPRRAMGSPQIIVIGISTGGPQALRSVVSQLPSDFSVPIAVVQHMPPLFTRSLAEELDRISPLQVFEGTAGDILRAGQIAIAPGGFQMRLQRSANGIVLRVNDDPPERSCRPSVNVLFRSAAEQFGGRAVGVVMTGMGDDGTEGSRAMREQGAHILAQDARSCVVYGMPCAVAEAGLVDEVVGLNDVASKLTALSRRPVLAGRS; translated from the coding sequence TTGATTGTCGACGATTCACCTGTCTACCGTCGCTTTGTCCAACAGACCCTCGAAGGTCTGCAAGGGCATCGGATCGTTGGGCAAGCATCCGACGGAGTCACCGCATTACAAGCGATCGCGACGCTACGGCCCGACGTGATCACTTTGGATGTTGAGATGCCTGGCATGAGCGGCCTGGAGGTGCTCAAGCAGATCAAGCAGATCTCGCCCCAGACCGAAGTCATCATGCTCAGTTCGCTGACCTTACAGTCGGCGAGCCTAACGATCCAAGCGATCGAATCGGGAGCGTTCGACTTCGTTTTAAAGCCACAGGGGACCGACCTCGAATCGAACCGGCGCAAGCTGCATAAGGAGCTGTCGGAACGTTTCCAGGTGATCTCGCAAAACGTGACGCGGAACTCGGGCGGCGGCCAACCGCAGCCGAGCAGCAGTCGGCCGGCTTGGTCGCCCACACCGACACCCACGCGTGTCGCAGCGTCGCCGCCGGGCAACGTGCCGCGTCGCGCGATGGGATCGCCGCAGATCATCGTGATCGGAATATCGACCGGCGGGCCGCAAGCGCTACGCTCGGTCGTCTCCCAACTGCCCAGCGATTTTTCGGTTCCAATCGCCGTCGTGCAACATATGCCGCCGCTGTTTACGCGGTCGTTGGCGGAGGAGTTGGATCGAATCTCGCCGCTGCAGGTTTTCGAAGGGACCGCGGGCGATATCTTGCGAGCGGGGCAGATTGCCATCGCGCCGGGCGGGTTCCAAATGCGTCTGCAGCGTTCGGCCAACGGGATCGTGCTGCGAGTTAACGATGATCCACCCGAACGCAGCTGCCGCCCGTCGGTGAATGTGTTGTTCCGATCGGCGGCCGAACAATTTGGCGGCCGCGCGGTCGGAGTCGTGATGACAGGGATGGGAGACGACGGCACCGAAGGCTCGCGTGCAATGCGAGAACAAGGCGCTCATATCCTCGCTCAAGATGCACGCTCTTGTGTTGTCTACGGCATGCCATGTGCCGTTGCAGAAGCCGGTTTAGTAGATGAAGTCGTTGGATTAAATGACGTCGCATCCAAGTTGACAGCCCTCAGCAGACGCCCCGTACTAGCAGGAAGATCATGA
- a CDS encoding CheR family methyltransferase has product MKTLEVSNDIIDIIDVIEQLCGIQVDDRKLYLLEHRFGELMREASYSNYAELARCARDDRQLQQQIVERITTRETLFFRDGSPFQALQHKLLPEIIDARASSRFPRRLRLWSAACSSGQEPYSLAIMLRELLPDADNWDVQILASDISSTAITQAKQGVYSEHEISRGLSPAQLNRYFHKEGNLWRVQDKLRSMIRFEERNFLQPFTNVGMFDVVFCRNLAIYFSDGNRKDLFNRIANQMVDDGLLFIGAQEYHSDMSQRFTMEHHCRATVYRPKKRVP; this is encoded by the coding sequence ATGAAGACTCTTGAAGTAAGCAACGACATTATCGATATCATCGATGTGATTGAACAGTTATGTGGAATCCAGGTCGACGATCGCAAGCTATATTTGCTGGAACATCGATTTGGAGAATTGATGCGAGAGGCATCGTATTCCAATTATGCAGAACTTGCCCGTTGCGCCCGCGACGACCGTCAACTGCAACAACAGATTGTAGAACGGATCACAACGCGGGAGACCTTGTTTTTCCGCGATGGAAGCCCATTCCAAGCGTTGCAACACAAGTTGCTGCCAGAGATTATCGACGCCCGTGCCAGCAGCCGTTTTCCTAGACGATTACGGTTGTGGTCGGCTGCATGCAGTAGCGGGCAGGAACCCTACAGCCTAGCGATTATGCTGCGTGAACTACTTCCCGACGCCGACAACTGGGATGTCCAGATCTTAGCCAGCGATATTTCCTCGACTGCCATCACACAGGCAAAACAGGGCGTATACTCCGAACATGAGATCTCGCGTGGTCTCTCCCCAGCTCAACTGAACCGATACTTCCACAAAGAAGGGAATCTTTGGCGGGTGCAGGACAAGCTGAGGTCGATGATCCGATTTGAGGAACGCAACTTCCTGCAACCCTTCACAAACGTCGGCATGTTCGACGTTGTGTTTTGCCGGAACCTAGCGATCTATTTCTCGGACGGTAATCGAAAAGACCTGTTCAATCGAATCGCAAATCAGATGGTCGATGACGGCCTCCTGTTTATTGGCGCACAAGAATATCACTCCGATATGAGCCAACGCTTTACGATGGAACACCATTGCCGCGCGACAGTATATCGCCCCAAAAAACGTGTTCCTTAA
- the rpiB gene encoding ribose 5-phosphate isomerase B, producing MKVSIASDHRGVHIKARIAQALESNGHTVFDEGADCEDASDYPDFASIVAQKVSQGECDRGILICGTGIGMAITANKFAGVRAAPCYDEVMVELSRRHNDLNVLCLGGDLIGDRNIDDLILLWMRTEFEGGRHARRVDKIVSIEEGNAV from the coding sequence ATGAAAGTTAGCATAGCGAGCGACCACCGCGGCGTGCACATCAAAGCGCGGATAGCCCAAGCGTTGGAATCCAACGGCCACACCGTCTTCGACGAAGGAGCCGACTGCGAAGACGCCAGCGACTACCCGGACTTCGCAAGCATCGTGGCTCAGAAGGTCAGCCAAGGAGAGTGCGATCGCGGGATCTTGATCTGCGGCACCGGAATTGGAATGGCGATCACCGCCAACAAATTCGCCGGTGTCCGTGCAGCTCCATGTTACGACGAAGTAATGGTTGAACTGTCCCGCCGGCACAACGATCTAAACGTCCTGTGCCTGGGAGGCGACCTGATCGGCGACCGCAACATCGACGACTTGATCCTGCTGTGGATGCGGACCGAATTCGAAGGGGGCCGACACGCCCGCCGCGTCGACAAGATCGTATCGATCGAAGAGGGCAACGCCGTTTAA
- a CDS encoding c-type cytochrome — MRRSFSFRRCLFLPLLSIFGTAPALLSQDPVPDVPSRPFVSGFERFGVHEEIEEELAGGLLISELSCGACHATNASHWSAKGGPRLDAVGSRLQSDYLARYLSDPQAIKPGTTMPNVLSAVPENQRPAAIDALVAYLGSLQQAFPEIRGTGANPVPYRFWEHGDPENGRLLYHKVGCVACHQADPDFETAEMQPSPLDAMLEQLDPEQLEELGLSGAARRVASVPHGDIAAKYTPISLTHFLLDPEKVRPSGRMPNLKLLVVEAADIAAYLLADPSDSDAADSTSQPSPAADGSAALVDRGRELFVSLGCANCHSVEGVKPTVAARPLAELASQSTRGCLSADDSRSPRFGIDAQQTEAIVAALSASGSGQPLSDQVSLQTQMLQMNCYACHQRDDLGGVGRYRKAYFETVGHVDLGDEGRLPPPLSNVGRKLHTGWLTKVLEGKGADLRPHMEIRMPVFPSGVAKSLVPLLTKVDIASSENNTRSADQVFGKINAKASEKDLAEAGRRLMDVGCVQCHQFAGDSLPGIVGIDLNGIAGRIRPQWFHDFLLNPGSLKKQTRMPTFFPEGISTNTEILDGDTERQIAAIWAYLGNVPKHGLPEKIKEARAQDFELVPGERPIVLRTFMQQAGQHAIAVGFPDALHYAFDAEKIRPALAWRGRFLDAQGTWFTRSAPPASPLGDAVVTLPEGPLFAELEDLKQPWPKEESGPSTLRFGGYRLDSQGVPTMLYQLNGISVEDRIEPDGPQRLKRTIRFSAGAGKDTDSEPREPLWMRANVGKTLAKTKDGGFVNDADLEVLVGESLREKGRLRSWKEFKEYLVPVAADVQEVELWYRW, encoded by the coding sequence ATGCGACGATCGTTTTCCTTCCGCCGTTGTCTCTTCCTTCCGCTGCTGTCGATCTTTGGCACCGCACCGGCGCTGTTGTCTCAGGATCCAGTCCCCGATGTGCCGTCGCGCCCCTTCGTTTCGGGCTTCGAACGCTTCGGCGTCCACGAGGAGATCGAAGAGGAGCTGGCTGGCGGGTTGCTGATCAGTGAACTGAGCTGCGGCGCTTGCCACGCGACCAACGCATCGCATTGGTCGGCCAAGGGAGGCCCGCGATTGGACGCTGTCGGTTCGCGGTTGCAGTCCGATTATCTGGCTCGCTACCTCAGCGATCCTCAAGCGATCAAGCCGGGGACGACGATGCCCAACGTGTTGTCGGCGGTTCCGGAAAACCAACGGCCAGCCGCGATCGACGCGCTGGTCGCGTATCTCGGTTCGCTGCAGCAAGCGTTTCCCGAGATCAGAGGGACGGGAGCGAATCCGGTCCCGTACCGATTCTGGGAGCATGGCGATCCGGAGAACGGCCGGCTGCTGTACCACAAAGTCGGCTGCGTCGCGTGTCACCAAGCCGATCCCGATTTCGAAACGGCTGAAATGCAACCGTCGCCGCTCGACGCGATGCTGGAACAATTGGATCCCGAACAGTTGGAGGAGCTTGGATTGTCGGGAGCCGCCCGCCGGGTCGCCTCGGTCCCGCACGGCGATATCGCGGCGAAGTACACCCCGATCTCTCTTACTCACTTTTTGTTGGATCCCGAAAAGGTACGACCCTCGGGGCGGATGCCGAACCTTAAACTATTAGTTGTCGAAGCTGCCGATATCGCGGCGTATCTGTTGGCCGATCCATCCGATTCGGACGCTGCGGATTCGACGTCCCAGCCATCGCCCGCGGCAGACGGCTCCGCTGCGTTGGTCGATCGCGGCCGCGAGCTGTTCGTTTCGCTCGGCTGTGCCAACTGTCACAGCGTCGAGGGCGTGAAGCCAACCGTGGCCGCTCGCCCGCTGGCGGAGCTTGCTAGCCAATCGACTCGAGGATGTTTGTCGGCTGACGATTCTCGGTCGCCTCGTTTTGGAATCGACGCCCAGCAGACCGAAGCGATCGTTGCGGCGCTCTCCGCGTCGGGCAGCGGGCAACCGTTGTCGGATCAGGTCAGCTTGCAAACACAAATGCTGCAGATGAATTGCTACGCCTGCCACCAACGCGATGACCTGGGAGGCGTCGGCCGTTATCGCAAAGCCTATTTCGAGACCGTCGGGCACGTCGACTTGGGAGACGAGGGGCGGTTGCCGCCGCCGCTATCCAACGTCGGGCGCAAACTGCATACGGGTTGGCTGACCAAGGTGCTGGAGGGGAAGGGAGCTGACCTGCGACCGCACATGGAAATTCGGATGCCAGTGTTTCCTAGTGGTGTGGCGAAATCACTGGTTCCGTTGTTGACAAAAGTCGACATCGCGTCGTCTGAAAACAACACCCGCAGCGCCGACCAGGTATTTGGGAAAATAAACGCAAAGGCTTCGGAAAAAGATTTGGCAGAGGCGGGGCGTCGATTAATGGACGTCGGGTGCGTGCAGTGTCATCAGTTTGCCGGCGACAGTCTGCCGGGGATCGTCGGCATCGATCTCAACGGTATCGCCGGGCGGATTCGTCCTCAGTGGTTCCACGATTTCCTGCTAAATCCAGGCAGTTTGAAGAAACAGACGCGGATGCCGACCTTCTTTCCCGAGGGAATCAGCACGAATACGGAGATTTTGGACGGCGATACCGAGCGTCAGATCGCCGCGATCTGGGCCTATTTGGGCAATGTTCCCAAGCATGGACTGCCCGAAAAGATCAAAGAAGCGAGGGCTCAGGATTTCGAACTGGTCCCGGGCGAGCGGCCGATCGTGCTGCGTACGTTCATGCAGCAAGCCGGCCAGCACGCGATCGCTGTCGGGTTTCCCGATGCCCTGCACTATGCGTTTGACGCTGAAAAAATCAGGCCGGCGCTCGCTTGGCGGGGGCGTTTCCTCGACGCTCAAGGGACCTGGTTCACGCGATCCGCTCCCCCTGCCTCGCCGTTGGGCGATGCGGTGGTGACGCTGCCCGAGGGGCCGTTGTTTGCGGAACTCGAAGATCTAAAACAGCCATGGCCGAAAGAGGAGAGCGGTCCGAGCACGCTCCGTTTTGGGGGCTACCGATTGGACTCCCAAGGTGTCCCCACGATGCTGTACCAGTTGAATGGGATCAGCGTCGAGGACCGCATCGAACCCGACGGACCGCAGCGTCTGAAACGAACGATTCGGTTCTCGGCCGGCGCCGGGAAAGATACCGATTCGGAGCCTCGTGAGCCGCTGTGGATGCGAGCAAATGTAGGTAAAACGTTGGCGAAAACCAAGGACGGCGGTTTTGTGAACGATGCCGACCTGGAGGTTCTCGTCGGCGAATCGTTGCGAGAAAAGGGGCGGCTGCGATCGTGGAAAGAGTTCAAGGAGTACCTGGTTCCGGTCGCTGCCGACGTGCAGGAAGTGGAGCTGTGGTATCGCTGGTGA
- a CDS encoding Sua5/YciO/YrdC/YwlC family protein: MPTVIDLQRAEDPRDIVYLAVQALAEGKVIALPTETVYGLAASVLCADAVQRMTELKRKLEEQTPTGGKPRTEYSLAIAVKSADEAIDYMCHDSPLAIRFARRCWPGPVTLVVPCDPTRSAASCFPEAVRELVVSQSGHIGVRVVAHRLFEQLQKYCAGPIVICSANRCGSPSTTTGVAVVEQFGDDVPLVVDDGPTRYGGPSTVVRANGNQFKIIREGVVETAAIRQYARPSIVLVCTGNTCRSPMAEALLKKRIDERFGNSPSGAIIPSVSSVGLAAMPGDQAATQAVDVMRERGLDISGHESQPFGEQTIRSADLILTMTRSHRNAILQRWPHAQDRVFTVRRDGGDISDPVGSPVQIYQACADQIDRELAQWVESLGPEWLAISESGEEGENQ; encoded by the coding sequence ATGCCAACGGTTATTGATTTGCAGCGTGCTGAAGATCCGCGTGACATCGTTTATTTAGCGGTCCAGGCACTCGCCGAGGGCAAGGTAATCGCTTTGCCCACCGAGACTGTCTATGGACTGGCGGCGAGCGTATTATGCGCCGACGCGGTCCAACGGATGACCGAACTCAAACGGAAACTGGAAGAACAAACGCCGACTGGCGGGAAGCCGCGGACCGAATATTCGCTGGCGATCGCAGTCAAAAGCGCCGACGAAGCGATCGATTACATGTGTCACGATTCGCCGCTGGCGATTCGATTTGCACGTCGCTGTTGGCCCGGCCCTGTTACATTAGTCGTCCCTTGCGACCCGACCCGATCGGCCGCTTCCTGTTTTCCTGAAGCGGTCCGCGAACTTGTCGTCAGCCAATCGGGACATATAGGAGTCCGCGTTGTAGCGCATCGGTTGTTCGAACAACTGCAAAAATATTGCGCCGGACCGATCGTGATCTGCAGCGCCAACCGCTGCGGATCCCCGTCGACCACCACCGGCGTTGCCGTCGTCGAACAATTCGGCGACGATGTGCCATTAGTTGTCGACGACGGACCCACCCGTTACGGTGGACCGTCGACGGTCGTTCGGGCCAATGGAAACCAATTCAAAATCATCCGGGAGGGCGTCGTGGAAACCGCAGCGATTCGCCAATACGCACGACCATCGATCGTACTCGTTTGCACCGGCAACACGTGTCGCAGCCCGATGGCCGAAGCACTGCTGAAAAAACGGATCGACGAGCGGTTTGGCAACAGCCCCAGCGGCGCGATCATCCCTAGCGTCAGTTCGGTCGGCCTGGCGGCGATGCCTGGCGACCAAGCGGCGACGCAAGCTGTCGACGTGATGCGCGAGCGTGGGCTCGACATCTCGGGACACGAGAGCCAACCTTTCGGGGAACAAACGATTCGTTCGGCCGACTTGATCCTGACGATGACCCGCTCGCATCGCAACGCGATTTTGCAGCGTTGGCCACACGCCCAGGACCGCGTCTTTACAGTCCGTCGCGACGGGGGCGATATCTCAGATCCTGTCGGTTCGCCAGTGCAGATCTACCAAGCCTGCGCCGATCAGATCGACCGCGAATTAGCACAGTGGGTCGAAAGCTTGGGGCCCGAGTGGCTTGCGATCTCCGAATCGGGCGAAGAGGGAGAAAATCAATGA
- a CDS encoding chemotaxis protein CheW, producing MSKTAEKTNVGVQQFATFYVSDILLGIAIDRVREINRLSEITCVPHAPTHVLGVVNLRGEVVPLLDLGLLLGLAKTQVSSDSKNMIVQAEGQLLGLVVDRVSDILTVSQDDMSSPPANVNSVDGRMILGIHTLPEDVVILLDIDQALANSQ from the coding sequence ATGAGTAAAACAGCTGAAAAAACAAACGTCGGAGTCCAACAGTTCGCGACCTTCTACGTGAGCGACATCCTCTTGGGAATCGCCATCGATCGGGTCCGAGAAATCAATCGCCTGTCGGAGATCACCTGTGTTCCGCACGCTCCCACGCATGTCCTGGGAGTTGTCAATCTACGGGGCGAGGTGGTGCCGTTGTTAGACCTCGGGCTGCTGCTGGGGCTTGCCAAAACACAGGTTTCATCGGACTCCAAAAACATGATCGTGCAAGCCGAGGGGCAATTGCTGGGACTGGTCGTCGACCGCGTCTCCGACATCCTGACGGTTTCACAAGACGACATGTCGTCACCGCCCGCCAACGTGAACTCGGTCGACGGGCGAATGATTCTAGGAATCCACACGCTCCCCGAGGACGTCGTGATCCTACTGGATATCGATCAAGCGCTGGCCAATTCTCAATAG
- a CDS encoding putative motility protein — MSSVNGIAQTATAIANAQLHTRVDFAVLQKQQEASQQAGDAAVQLIEAAAAVGQPVDTLELSEG, encoded by the coding sequence ATGTCGAGCGTCAACGGAATTGCACAAACCGCTACCGCGATCGCAAACGCACAGCTGCACACCAGAGTCGATTTCGCGGTGCTGCAGAAACAACAGGAAGCGTCGCAACAGGCGGGGGATGCGGCGGTGCAGTTGATCGAAGCCGCCGCAGCGGTTGGCCAGCCCGTCGATACGCTGGAGCTGTCCGAAGGTTAA
- a CDS encoding NHL repeat-containing protein, producing MQTPAANRYVPPPQTPQSAGAASLGLPSRRKFVGQLAAIASAAVALPVAGCIDPPGASGAVDLVWGRRGLSEGRFQKPRAIAIDAEDQLYIVDTTGRIQVFSADGEYLRGWKTPDVTNGRPTGLQVDDASRRLLVADTHYFQLLSYSLDGDLIESETLGGTQGTGPGEFSFITDAVRDSAGNYYTGEYSDIDRIQKFSPAGEFLMQWGSTGSEPGQFVRPQSLAIDRHDHLWVADSCNHRIQVFETSGPEPTLVRAWGEFGHQPGQLYYPYGITLGEESDCIYVCEYGNDRIQKFDLDGRSLEVWGRSGHAEGELFQPWGVVRDSRGRLHVLDSNNNRVQRVWL from the coding sequence ATGCAAACCCCAGCAGCAAATCGGTACGTCCCGCCGCCGCAGACGCCCCAATCTGCGGGTGCGGCCAGTTTGGGGCTTCCAAGCCGCCGTAAATTCGTAGGCCAGTTGGCCGCGATCGCCTCCGCTGCGGTCGCGCTACCGGTCGCCGGGTGCATCGATCCGCCGGGGGCCAGCGGAGCTGTCGATCTTGTTTGGGGGCGTCGCGGATTATCCGAGGGGCGTTTTCAAAAGCCGCGGGCGATCGCGATCGATGCCGAGGATCAGCTGTACATCGTCGACACGACCGGCCGCATTCAGGTCTTTTCGGCCGACGGGGAATATCTCAGAGGCTGGAAGACACCCGATGTCACCAACGGCCGCCCCACGGGGCTGCAAGTCGACGATGCCTCGCGGCGTCTATTGGTCGCCGACACCCACTACTTTCAACTGCTCTCCTATTCTCTCGACGGCGACCTGATCGAATCGGAGACTCTCGGCGGAACGCAGGGGACCGGTCCGGGAGAGTTCTCGTTTATCACCGATGCGGTCCGCGATTCGGCGGGCAATTATTACACGGGGGAATACAGCGACATCGATCGGATCCAGAAGTTCTCGCCGGCCGGGGAGTTTCTAATGCAGTGGGGATCGACCGGATCGGAGCCCGGGCAGTTCGTCCGCCCGCAAAGTCTGGCCATCGATCGTCACGATCATCTTTGGGTCGCCGATTCGTGCAATCACCGGATCCAGGTTTTTGAGACCAGCGGGCCCGAGCCGACTTTGGTCCGCGCGTGGGGCGAGTTTGGCCATCAGCCCGGTCAGCTCTATTACCCCTACGGCATAACGCTTGGCGAAGAGAGCGACTGTATCTACGTCTGCGAATACGGCAACGATCGAATTCAAAAGTTCGATCTCGACGGGCGTTCGCTGGAGGTTTGGGGGCGGTCGGGACATGCGGAGGGTGAACTGTTTCAGCCCTGGGGTGTTGTCCGCGATTCGCGCGGCCGACTGCACGTGCTCGATTCGAACAACAATCGGGTGCAGCGAGTCTGGCTGTAA
- a CDS encoding methyl-accepting chemotaxis protein — translation MLVACGAIYKLSSQNLAKMEQIAVADLKQKSSEKMVALREIKKQQIVGYFDSIRDQVLNFSADELVVEAMRDFREPFRRYAADCGYDLEIIDQLRNELATYYTREFGEQYRKRNDGKDPNVVAKLSQLKPASIALQYNYLHANQHPLGNKHLLNEVHDGTVYSEQHAKIHPIIRGYLEKFGYYDVFLCDSESGDIVYSAYKELDFSTSLIDGPYAKQNIGKVFQKANALQSADQFAVVDFEKYSPSYESPASFIASPIFDGQQKIGVAIFQLPIDRINQLMTMGTGMEPSCETYLVGPENRLRSDTRRDSKAHNVVSSFRNPERGAVKTAAIAAALNGKTDVEEVDGYLGDRVLSAYGPVDVLGLHWAIAAEVARDEAFAAADGMAAHTAAAKMELFSWSAALAGVAAIGIAAIALLLSHRLVAPINRSVAMLRDIAEGEGDLTKRLDATRRDELGELAKWFNLFAGKLQSIIGSVTQNATTLNEASAELTATSNNLSEGATRATSQSSTVAAAAEELSANMTHMARSTEEVSGNVQTVSTAVNEMNQTIVEVAQSAERSASIAGQAAHLVEHSNDKISELGLAADEIGKVIQVIQDIAEQTNLLALNATIEAARAGEAGKGFAVVATEVKELAKQTAIATDDIRHRIEGIQGSTGDAVKAIREISDVINSVNEASMTIASAVEQQSMATKQISDNVSQTAQTAAAVARSVQESATASREITQNITSVDSVLRQTTDSADNTRRAGDEFSNLAHQLSQLVGQFKTGDESDRHDHSTLAC, via the coding sequence ATGCTGGTTGCCTGCGGCGCAATCTACAAATTGTCCAGTCAAAACCTGGCGAAGATGGAACAGATTGCCGTCGCCGACTTGAAACAAAAGTCATCGGAAAAGATGGTCGCGTTGCGCGAGATCAAAAAGCAACAGATCGTCGGATACTTCGATTCGATCCGCGACCAAGTCTTAAACTTCTCCGCGGACGAACTGGTTGTCGAAGCGATGCGCGACTTCCGCGAACCGTTCCGTCGCTACGCTGCCGATTGTGGTTATGATCTCGAAATAATCGATCAACTGCGCAACGAATTGGCGACCTATTACACGCGGGAGTTCGGCGAACAGTATCGGAAACGGAACGATGGCAAAGATCCTAACGTCGTCGCAAAGCTGAGCCAACTGAAACCGGCATCGATCGCTCTGCAATACAACTACCTGCATGCAAATCAACATCCGCTTGGAAACAAACATCTGTTGAATGAGGTCCATGACGGGACCGTCTATTCGGAACAGCATGCCAAGATCCATCCAATCATCCGCGGGTATCTGGAGAAATTTGGATACTACGACGTCTTCCTGTGCGACAGCGAATCGGGTGACATCGTCTACTCGGCCTACAAGGAACTCGATTTCTCGACATCCTTGATCGACGGCCCCTATGCGAAACAGAACATCGGGAAGGTGTTCCAAAAGGCCAACGCCTTGCAATCCGCCGACCAGTTTGCAGTCGTCGACTTTGAGAAATACAGTCCCTCTTACGAATCTCCCGCCAGCTTCATCGCGTCTCCGATTTTCGATGGCCAACAGAAGATCGGCGTTGCTATCTTCCAACTGCCGATCGATCGCATCAATCAATTGATGACGATGGGAACGGGCATGGAACCCTCTTGCGAAACCTACCTGGTCGGTCCGGAGAATCGCTTGCGAAGCGACACGCGTCGCGACTCGAAAGCGCACAACGTCGTATCGAGCTTCCGGAATCCGGAGCGGGGCGCGGTGAAGACCGCCGCCATCGCCGCGGCGTTGAACGGCAAAACGGACGTCGAAGAAGTCGATGGTTATTTGGGCGACCGCGTTCTTTCAGCCTACGGTCCGGTCGACGTGTTGGGCCTGCACTGGGCGATCGCGGCCGAGGTCGCTCGCGACGAAGCCTTTGCCGCCGCCGACGGGATGGCCGCTCACACCGCTGCCGCCAAAATGGAACTGTTCTCTTGGAGTGCTGCTCTGGCCGGAGTGGCTGCAATCGGTATCGCTGCGATCGCGCTGCTGCTGTCGCATCGGCTGGTCGCTCCGATCAACCGATCGGTAGCAATGTTGCGAGACATCGCCGAAGGGGAGGGCGATCTGACCAAACGACTCGACGCCACCCGCCGCGACGAACTGGGGGAATTGGCAAAGTGGTTCAACCTCTTCGCCGGCAAACTGCAGTCGATTATTGGCAGCGTGACACAAAACGCAACGACGCTAAACGAAGCTTCGGCGGAGCTGACGGCTACCTCGAACAACTTGTCCGAAGGAGCGACGCGAGCCACATCGCAATCGAGCACGGTCGCCGCGGCAGCGGAAGAACTCTCCGCCAACATGACTCACATGGCGCGGTCCACCGAAGAGGTCTCGGGGAACGTCCAGACGGTCTCGACAGCGGTCAACGAGATGAATCAAACGATCGTCGAAGTCGCTCAGAGCGCCGAGCGATCGGCGTCGATCGCCGGCCAAGCAGCTCACTTGGTCGAACACTCCAACGACAAGATCTCCGAACTGGGGCTCGCCGCGGATGAAATCGGCAAGGTGATCCAGGTGATCCAAGACATCGCCGAACAGACAAACCTATTGGCTCTCAACGCCACGATCGAAGCGGCGCGGGCCGGCGAAGCGGGCAAAGGGTTTGCCGTGGTCGCCACCGAAGTCAAAGAGCTCGCCAAGCAAACCGCGATCGCAACCGACGACATCCGGCATCGAATCGAAGGCATCCAAGGTTCGACTGGCGATGCGGTCAAAGCGATCCGCGAGATCAGCGACGTGATCAACAGCGTGAACGAAGCATCGATGACGATCGCATCGGCTGTCGAACAGCAGAGCATGGCGACCAAACAGATTTCCGACAACGTCTCTCAAACCGCTCAAACCGCTGCCGCCGTGGCGCGCAGCGTCCAGGAATCGGCGACCGCCAGCCGAGAGATTACCCAAAACATCACCAGCGTCGACAGCGTGCTGCGGCAAACGACCGACAGCGCCGACAACACGCGGCGTGCAGGTGACGAGTTCAGCAACCTGGCCCATCAGCTGTCTCAGCTGGTCGGCCAATTCAAGACGGGCGACGAATCGGATCGTCACGACCATTCCACGCTGGCCTGCTAA